In the genome of Thunnus thynnus chromosome 6, fThuThy2.1, whole genome shotgun sequence, the window caatcaaacctTATGTTAATAGCCCTGCAGTGTGTTGATTTCTTGTATTTCTAACTGCAAAAGACAGTATACTATGAAGATGAGTATTTACTGTATACAACTAGTGcaattcaaaatgtttcatagatgactgacaagctgatcagagagcaaatgtaaaatgttataaaaccaataaaatagatacaaaatcaaataaaaatatgaactaGATCAAACAGATAAAggacaatgacaaataaaacagataagacatttaaacattttaacattttaaaacatgaatacaataaaaacttTTGCAATATGCCCCATCTGagcacaaaataaattaaaataataagattAAAGATAAAGATTTTTGACACGAGACAAGTGGTAGAATTATCTGATGTTGTAGATCTCGACCTAGTTCTTATTGTACTTTAGTGTTGCACATTTCCTACTAAATTTGCTACAAATCAAATTACCAAAATCAATTGAAAAATGCAGTTAATCTCTTTTTTTGGGAGTTTTTGGGCAGTTTCTTGCTTCGCCTGGTTGGTTTTAAAGCCTTCGGGTCTTACAGGCAGAGATGCTCGTCTACTAGACCTGCATTTCTCAGCACACACTGTTCCACCTTGAATCAATATTTAATCTATAAATAATCTTACTGAGCAAATATCATGTTCTCTCTCtgcgtccccccccccccccccccaccctcccaacCCTCCCTACAGTATGGCATCGATGTGAAAGCGAAAGACAGCCAAGGCCAGACCGCCATGATGATGGCCAGAAAGACAGGGAGCAAAGGCTGCATCGATATTCTGCTCCAACACGGCTGTCCCAACGAGACGTCCCCCACCACTGCCACGCCGGTCCTCTCCCGCCGCTCCAGCACTGCCAGCCTGGGGCGAAACAGCTCCAGGAAACGGATTACATAGCCTGGACTGAAGAAAagctaccacacacacacacacgacaacCGGATGACGCTCGTAGTTTagaaaccttttaaaaaaaaaaaaaacatggatacAGGCAGAGCTGAAGCTTTGGAGAAGGGTGTAAGAAAAATAACGGGACTATATAGCATAGTATTAaggatttaaataataaaaaaaaattgtttctGAAGACTGAACAACATATCAAACAACTTAAAAGCAATATTCATTCAATTTGTTGATGACAGATATATTGCTGACAGATAAatactgtgttgttgttgaccTCAAGATGACTCAAGTAGATTTGTAGCTGTCTTCTGTAATTttagagcagagcagacagtcGAGCTGCTTCTGTTTCACTTCCTCCAGGAGAAGTGCAATAATCCAGCTATGATGAcgaaaaaaaagcaacaagttTTGAACACGGATAGAGCAAACCGTGTTTTGGACGACTGTATTGTTCAAATTTGTTGTGACTGGACCAaaacagctatttttttttttttttttttctttttggctttACAAATAAGACATAAACCTGCAATATGTCATGTTGTTAGTTATGTGTGCCTGTCGCAGCAGTATATAGGTCCAGTCGGCCCAATATAAACTGTTTCCCAGTGACGAATCAGCCGAGATAATTATGACATTCTGCTTAGACTAGAAAAATGAATGGTTTTGAAGATGAAATATGTCAGTGTTACTCTCACAGGTCAAAGATATTGcattttaatatactgtaaatgtaccTATACTACATACTTAATGTTAAACTCTGTAACGAAGACACAACTGAAAAATCAGACTCAATTTTGTAAATGATTTCTTACTGGTAGTTTTGAAAATTTGTCAGGTTTGTTTTTCATCGTCTTTTATAATTTCTTATTCTCTTATATGTCATAAAAAGCATAAACCAGTAAGCAGATGCTTTTACATTCTGTAAACATGTGACTATTTGTTAAAGGTTTCATTTGGGATAGCCAGATAACTACATGAAGACTATGACATTATACACATTCATGTTACTGTTGTGTAGGTCGATCCCACGAATTTACAGTGAAGTATATGAAGCGGTTACAGGTGTCATTGTTTGACCTTTGACACTTTGTGGGTTGTGTGAATCCCTTGTGAGATAAAAGAAATGGTTACCggaataaaataaacttttttaatTAGCATTATCATGATCATTTGtcgtgttttattttgtctttgtgtgtgtaggcCCAACCTGCTGcgtaatgttttgttttatagcATGTTTTTAGCCTTGCTAGCAGCATGATCCAGGCTGAAATATATCTCAACACCTGCAGGATTGATTGCTTTAAAAATTTGGTTTAGATGTTCacgatccccagaggatgaatcctgctgactttgATGAGCTTCATCACGTCGAAAATTTCAAATTGTCCAAAGCTTATGACTAAAAACTTGCAAAACTAACAACATCTCTATCAGCTGtcctttgtgtttattgctcACAGAGTTGCCtgcatgactgtagactctgttttgcattaaatttgattaaaacaaatataacaagGACACAGCAAATAAGCAGAGGGAAATAGgatgaaaaaagagaaggaaatcaTTAGAATAACAAATTAAAACCTTACAAAAAAAGCTTACagatattacattttttgacatttttgtgttgGTACATTCAGGTATACATAACATTCATTGTTTGACATAGATAACCAGCTCAGAAAAGTCTGAATATAACATTTTGAATTGGATAAATCTGAAAGCAAGAGTCTCTGTCATATTCAGTGATTTCAAAGGatgcatttttttccaaagGAATGAAGATTGACATACATTTGATTAGACATACATTGATTGACTACATCTTCTGATGCTCCTGAACGCATCTATTCTGACCGTAGGGGGCGCCTGCGCGGAACTGTTGTTGATGTGCGTCATCAAAATGCGACAAACGATCAAAAAGGTTCTAATTTAATCTGTGGACGAACACCGGAGTGTctttgaaaacaagaaaacagaagagtatTCACCAGCCACAGACGTCTTTAATGGGTGAGAAACAGTCATGATACGAACGAGACGGTTTTATTAACTAGAGGAGGGTTTTTCTAACGaagtaaatgtgtttaatatgaGAGATTTATCAGTTAGTGAATAGGTTTATTAATAATGTGTCTCTACTGTGCTTGAATAAACTGGCTAATCTCTGTTAGCTTCTGTTGCAATTAAcgatatttaaaatgtaaagtcaGAGTTTGAAACTCAGGCAGCAAAACACTGATGAAACTCAGCGGGGTTTTTGTGGTAAAATggtgtttgtaaatgtttatacTGAGTATACACTGTTCaatgatgttaatatgctatAATACACTGTGCATTAGTGCAAATCATGTGGATATTACTAATGTATTAAAGTGCATGATTGTCCATGGATGTTAGAATTAAATGTACATTGATACTTGACTAATTTACATAATGTATATACATATGATAACAGTATATGTTttgttacagtgcagtgtgagATAtgatttaagtttatttaataaaaggcagcagcaaacagaaaagtgttCAGCCTTAAATTTAAAAGactttttgaatatttatttttagattctGGTTGGCTAATTTTATAATTCTATTAATGTGGATGTTAACATGTAGAATATTTCCAGCATGATTTGTGGGCTTTAACGTTTTTATCTTTGTCTAACTGGAGAAAATCTTAATACACAAATGAAATCAGTGGTTTGTATAATGCATTTATTATAATGCAGTGATTGTATGATAAAtgtaatgttgttttatgtCACTGAATGtcttggttttggactgttgtttggacaaaagaAGTAATTTAAAGATTTCACAGTGGGCTCTGAGAAACTGTAATGGACATTTTTTACTGTCTGACATTCTGTAGACCAGAAAAAACATATGAATGCATAATAACACAAATCAAATAGACTGTACTTTCaatgcaaagaaagaaagaaaagtttacCTGACTATTACAGCATGTACtacacacactcctcctctgTTCTGCTTCAGTGACTGTCTTGTTTGTTCCCACAGTCTGACTGTAGCACACCAGGAGCTGCAGCGGCAGCAGGGATGAGGATCCGGTTGCAGGGTCCCGGCCATGCTGCCAGCCTTCTCACTGAGCTCAACCGCTGCCGCCAATCACGCCAGTACTGTGATGTGTTCCTACAAGTTGGCAACCGCACATTTGCAGCGCACCGTGCTGTGCTGGCCTGCGCCGGGACGTACTTCCGCAATCTGTTTGCCCGGGCTCCAGCCGCGTCCACCACTGCCTTCTCTTTGGAGTTTATTTCCCCGGCGAACTTTGAGAAAGTGCTGACGTTCGTCTACACGGGGGAGATCTTGACCGATCTCATAGATGTCGGGGTTCTGTACGAGCTTGCTGAGAGGCTGGGTGTTAGTGAACTGGTGAGGGCCTGTCACGCTACCTTCCCTGATCTGCAGGCTTCTGTGTCTGCGAACTGTAAAGCCAGCAGTCCTGGAGATCTCCTGGACTCAAGCATGGTTGCTGCTGCTTCCACAGTGGCTGCTGTCAGCGCCGCTTCCGTATCTGCATCGTCTGTGTGTTCCTCTGCcgcctcctgctcctctctgtcttcgTCAGCCGGTCCGTCTGCTGCCCCGACTCCTGCCGCCGCTCCCTCACCTCTCTTCCAAGCCAGGGCAGCCAGGACGGGCCGTGAAGCTCACACTGGGGCTCTGTCTCTGGACCTGAAGGCAGAAGACCTCCAGTCTCATATAGGTTATGGGCAGATGGCACCGGATCATCTTTTAACCAGCAGCCATTCCAGTCAGAACGACAGCGTGCTGCCTCCGGGGCCGGTGCTCCATCTGAAGACTGAGCAggggctggaggaggagggggcaggAGGCAGCTGTGAGGAAGCTGGCAGAGGTGGACGGATGGTGGTTTCTGAGAGCGCGGGCAGCTCTCTACCCCGGAGCAGCGATCCTGCGCCGTCCGACCCCTGCTCCTACCCCGATTCTTCGGCTCAGCTGGTGGCGGAGGCCTGTGCCCCGACGTCGTCCTCGGGAGAGCCCGTAGGCAGCCTGCAGGTGGGAGCGGTGGAGGGCGGCGTGGTGGACGTGCAGAGGGACGGCAGGCTGATGTTTGGAGAGGTGGACGAAGGAGAGAacgaggaggagagggaggcgcTGCAAGGGAACGGAGCGATGGAGGGAACGGAGGAGGAGCAGTGGAGACAGCTGGCGGGCGAGATCATCGAGCTGAGCGACGACGAGAACTTCATGGAGGAGGGAGATGAAGAAGACGACGAAGACGACCTCGTGTGTGTGGAGAACGGAGAGGGAGGGAACTCAAGCGGCCAggtaatgtttgtgtttgtcagcaGTGAAATGAGTCAGATAAATATCAGtccaaacaacagaaataacgctcatctctcctcctccaggtgaCGGGCAACATGCTGTCCTGTAAAGCCTGCGCGGCGCCGCTCCCCGCAGACCCGGCTGCCATCAGAAGACACGGCGAGAGCCATCTGACAGAGCTGGGGCTGTGTAGAGTGTGCGGGGCTTCGTTCCCGGACCGAGCTGCAGGTGTCACCCATTCCCTCACCCACGTCGGCGTGCAGCTCTTCACCTGCGAGATGTGCCACCTGCAGTTCTGCAGCCAAAACAAACTGCTGCGTCACCACCGCCAGAC includes:
- the LOC137185058 gene encoding zinc finger and BTB domain-containing protein 39, which produces MRIRLQGPGHAASLLTELNRCRQSRQYCDVFLQVGNRTFAAHRAVLACAGTYFRNLFARAPAASTTAFSLEFISPANFEKVLTFVYTGEILTDLIDVGVLYELAERLGVSELVRACHATFPDLQASVSANCKASSPGDLLDSSMVAAASTVAAVSAASVSASSVCSSAASCSSLSSSAGPSAAPTPAAAPSPLFQARAARTGREAHTGALSLDLKAEDLQSHIGYGQMAPDHLLTSSHSSQNDSVLPPGPVLHLKTEQGLEEEGAGGSCEEAGRGGRMVVSESAGSSLPRSSDPAPSDPCSYPDSSAQLVAEACAPTSSSGEPVGSLQVGAVEGGVVDVQRDGRLMFGEVDEGENEEEREALQGNGAMEGTEEEQWRQLAGEIIELSDDENFMEEGDEEDDEDDLVCVENGEGGNSSGQVTGNMLSCKACAAPLPADPAAIRRHGESHLTELGLCRVCGASFPDRAAGVTHSLTHVGVQLFTCEMCHLQFCSQNKLLRHHRQTASSYTLPQGALTNNGQGQSSELQCAVCTKTLSKDFQTVRDHLLSHVCPQSLSCGVCHLPQLSLCSLLWHALAHLSLPVFTCPHCARCFVERSLLDRHMTAHAEEAAAKERERSVLRAYRVGADGVVGGGGGGGMAGAEELHCFLCPQTFRSSSAFQYHLSLHTTESLGSGGGGGGGGVAGQSWLGKRKADQSLDCPPSSCSSSSPRDAGGLVKMSNLGLGLGMGFSLPDKFFQGPIHSLPSGVLTNGSSGQDGGVGAAGVRGKWYRCRYCGKRFAHSGEFTYHLRIHTGEKPYQCKVCLRFFRGRSTMICHLKTHAGALMYRCTVCGLYFSTLKLVSSHMELHKDHLPPDFNIEQTFMYNDHSKEPLPTVDT